The proteins below are encoded in one region of Neoasaia chiangmaiensis:
- the fliN gene encoding flagellar motor switch protein FliN: MNKENEALDVFDKDAVAVNNLTSPEHSRNFDVLYDIPVSVSALLGRATMQISQVLKLGKGDIVELDKKIGDPIDILVNNKFLARGEVVVIDEKKIGIIMTEVSKRN; this comes from the coding sequence TTGAACAAAGAAAACGAAGCTCTCGATGTCTTTGATAAAGATGCTGTCGCAGTAAATAATCTTACGTCTCCGGAACATTCCCGGAATTTTGATGTTTTATACGATATCCCAGTTTCAGTTAGTGCACTCTTAGGTCGTGCAACGATGCAAATCAGCCAAGTTTTAAAGTTAGGTAAAGGGGATATCGTCGAACTTGATAAAAAAATAGGTGACCCTATCGACATACTCGTGAATAACAAATTTCTCGCAAGGGGCGAAGTTGTTGTAATTGACGAAAAAAAGATAGGAATTATAATGACGGAAGTAAGTAAAAGAAATTGA
- a CDS encoding flagellar biosynthesis protein FlhA, whose protein sequence is MKAVLGNVKVKVLQAPPDIKMFSTVALLCAVSIIIFPVPVFFVDACVAGSFIISICMLIVSIFSRSILDFLSFPYLILLFTVFRLSIEIAVTRLILEHGHEGIYSAGGMIAMFGNLLMGGNLFIGLIVFAIIMIVNFVVVTKGSARIAEVSARFFLDSLPGKQMAIDGELNSGILDATEAHAKRRNLEAEGGFYGSMDGASKFIRGDAIAGMCILFVNIIAGLLIGVFGQKMSISDAASVFTTLTIGDGLVSQLPSLIVSVSAGIIVTKGDQGNSAADDRSGDTTLTPLIIAIGVCVFLLVLPGVPFFPFFVILLPLLSLFFFFRNKHANSVDKNKIQPSINEKNTSILRDELGIDPIRLELGLDLLQIVNDSVGHLAKQMQTIRHNFNEECGIKIPQIRIQDNVSLKPRFYRINIREITSGEGELYPNHFLVMDPTGRVPEMEGIEAREPAFGIKALWIKSDLRELAISKNYTIVDSTSVIITHMVEVIRRNILELFSTTDLKNLIDSSSDDIKNIFSDVVPALFPVSVIHRIFSNLLSENVSIRDKYLIIESIQEAYYIGKKDSSDITEFVRMRLSRQICSSLINLDQYISVVTVSAEIELALLENSGVLLNGVQQSKLPPISFNSLVEKITNFLSKFRSDSGEITLVVNGSIRRKVLSMVRALDRKVNVVSYDEISGNGNIKKVAEIS, encoded by the coding sequence ATGAAAGCCGTATTGGGCAATGTCAAGGTTAAAGTTCTTCAGGCGCCCCCTGATATTAAGATGTTTTCTACTGTAGCTCTTCTTTGTGCTGTATCCATTATTATATTTCCCGTCCCTGTATTTTTTGTTGATGCTTGTGTTGCCGGTTCTTTCATAATTTCGATATGCATGCTGATAGTTTCTATATTCAGCCGATCTATCTTAGATTTCTTATCATTTCCCTATTTGATATTGTTATTCACTGTATTTAGACTCTCTATTGAAATCGCAGTTACGCGCTTAATTTTGGAGCATGGCCACGAAGGGATATATTCGGCAGGCGGTATGATCGCCATGTTTGGCAACTTACTTATGGGAGGGAATCTATTCATTGGTCTAATCGTATTTGCAATTATTATGATAGTGAATTTCGTTGTGGTAACGAAAGGTTCTGCGCGCATAGCTGAGGTGTCCGCTCGCTTTTTCTTAGATTCACTGCCGGGCAAACAGATGGCAATTGATGGCGAGCTAAATTCTGGAATCCTTGATGCTACGGAAGCGCACGCGAAGAGGCGGAACCTAGAGGCAGAAGGTGGCTTTTATGGTTCGATGGACGGAGCGTCAAAGTTCATTAGGGGCGATGCTATAGCAGGCATGTGCATACTTTTTGTAAATATAATTGCCGGTTTACTAATAGGCGTGTTCGGCCAGAAAATGAGCATATCTGACGCAGCGTCCGTCTTTACGACACTTACTATAGGTGATGGTCTTGTATCGCAGCTTCCTAGTCTTATTGTATCTGTTTCTGCCGGAATAATTGTTACCAAGGGAGACCAAGGGAATAGTGCCGCAGATGACAGAAGTGGAGATACTACATTAACACCTTTGATCATCGCCATCGGAGTGTGCGTTTTTCTTCTCGTTTTACCCGGTGTACCTTTTTTTCCCTTTTTTGTTATCTTACTACCCCTGCTGTCTTTATTTTTCTTTTTCAGAAATAAGCATGCTAATTCAGTTGATAAAAATAAAATCCAACCTAGTATAAATGAAAAAAACACTAGTATTTTACGAGACGAACTAGGCATTGATCCAATAAGGCTTGAGTTGGGTTTGGATCTGCTTCAAATCGTAAATGATTCTGTAGGTCACCTTGCAAAGCAAATGCAAACGATACGCCATAATTTCAATGAGGAATGTGGAATAAAAATCCCACAGATAAGAATACAAGATAATGTATCACTAAAGCCAAGATTTTATAGAATAAATATTAGAGAAATTACTTCCGGGGAGGGTGAATTATATCCCAATCATTTTTTAGTCATGGACCCTACAGGGCGAGTGCCGGAGATGGAGGGGATTGAGGCCAGAGAACCTGCGTTTGGAATTAAAGCTCTTTGGATCAAATCTGATTTGAGAGAGTTGGCAATATCAAAAAACTATACAATTGTGGATTCGACAAGTGTCATTATAACCCATATGGTTGAAGTTATTAGAAGGAACATTTTGGAATTATTTTCTACGACTGACCTCAAAAATCTAATTGATTCGTCTTCTGACGATATAAAGAACATCTTTTCCGATGTGGTTCCGGCACTTTTTCCCGTGAGTGTGATTCATCGCATATTTTCTAATTTATTATCCGAAAATGTTTCTATTCGCGATAAATACTTAATAATAGAAAGCATACAAGAAGCATATTACATTGGGAAGAAAGACTCTTCTGATATAACAGAGTTTGTTAGGATGCGACTATCCCGCCAGATATGTAGTTCCTTAATAAACTTGGATCAATATATCTCAGTCGTGACAGTTTCTGCGGAGATTGAGTTGGCATTGCTGGAAAATAGCGGTGTGTTATTAAACGGCGTTCAGCAAAGTAAGTTACCTCCTATAAGTTTTAATTCCTTGGTTGAAAAAATTACAAATTTTCTTAGCAAATTCCGAAGTGATTCAGGGGAAATAACGTTAGTAGTAAATGGAAGCATAAGAAGAAAAGTTCTATCAATGGTTCGTGCCTTAGACCGGAAAGTAAATGTTGTTTCTTATGATGAAATTTCCGGGAACGGAAATATAAAGAAGGTGGCTGAAATTTCTTGA
- a CDS encoding phage baseplate assembly protein: MSAIEKHTRQRGVLVTSDGIGGGVLTQAGTTRASDSLRFPGNVRAMEGRISGRGRHSDVWVKGQFKSLLRPAKATLDATAAPLSATPGPAPAAPSHRKVEEACTIRYGHCVDPDVRRYRPRAWLAATQSGGSVAAQQSSNPPLDSQASGLSFDLGPAPTAYHVASRRPSRKRTRPREDADPWTLQDQANWRMRSTRANTTARVYVVPGLLNAKGELWKPNQLVTVTDLYSGLDQDMLIGAVRWVASRLRRPDHLDVCARDERARNPGPSA, from the coding sequence ATGAGCGCCATCGAAAAGCATACGCGTCAGCGCGGCGTCCTGGTCACATCAGACGGGATCGGCGGCGGCGTCCTCACCCAGGCCGGCACGACGCGGGCGAGTGACAGCCTGAGGTTTCCCGGCAACGTGCGGGCGATGGAGGGTCGCATCTCCGGACGCGGTCGCCATTCGGATGTGTGGGTTAAAGGGCAGTTCAAGAGCCTTTTAAGACCGGCTAAAGCGACCCTCGATGCCACGGCCGCGCCACTTTCCGCCACGCCGGGTCCGGCGCCGGCCGCGCCCTCGCATCGCAAGGTCGAGGAAGCCTGCACGATCCGTTACGGGCACTGCGTTGATCCGGACGTTCGGCGCTACCGCCCGCGCGCCTGGCTGGCGGCAACGCAGTCAGGCGGGTCGGTCGCGGCGCAACAGTCGAGCAATCCGCCGCTCGACAGCCAGGCATCCGGACTGTCCTTCGACCTGGGACCAGCGCCCACCGCCTATCATGTCGCAAGCCGCCGACCGAGCCGCAAGCGCACCAGGCCGCGCGAGGATGCCGATCCCTGGACGTTGCAGGACCAGGCGAACTGGCGGATGCGCTCGACGCGGGCCAATACGACAGCGCGGGTTTACGTCGTTCCCGGGCTGCTGAACGCCAAGGGCGAGTTGTGGAAGCCGAACCAGCTGGTGACGGTGACGGATCTGTATTCGGGTCTCGACCAGGACATGCTGATCGGCGCGGTGAGATGGGTGGCTTCCCGACTTCGACGACCGGATCATCTCGATGTATGCGCGCGGGATGAGCGTGCGCGAAATCCAGGGCCATCTGCTTGA